In Deltaproteobacteria bacterium, the DNA window GAGGGGGACGTGCTCTTCGTCCGCGCCACCATCCTGGTCGACCGGCCGAGCCAGAAGCCGATCGTCATCGGCGCGGGCGGCCAGCGGCTGCGCGAGATCGGCCGGCGCGCGCGTCTCGAGGTGGAGGCGCTCTGCGGCAGGCGCGTGTTCCTCGAGCTCTTCGTCAAGGTGGAGCCCGGGTGGGCGAAGAACCCGCGGCGGCTCGGCGAGCTGGGACTCTGATGGCGGCGCGCGAGGAGCCCGCCGCCGGCGTGCCGGTGGTGGCGATCGTCGGGCGGCCGAACGCGGGGAAGTCGACGCTGTTCAACCGTCTCGTCCGCGCCCGCCGCGCCATCGTGGACGACGTGCCCGGCGTCACTCGCGACCGCATCGTCGCGCCCGCCGAGCACGCCGGACGGCGGTTCCTGTGCGTCGACACCGGGGGCTTTGCGACCGGCGCCCGGCGCGATGCCTCGACGCTGGCCGCCCGGGTGCGGGAGCAGACGCTCCGCGCCGTGGCCGAGGCCGAGTGCGTGCTGTGCGTGTTCGACGCCCAGGCGGGTCTCATCCCCGAGGACCGTGAGCTCGTGCGGCTGCTCGGCCGGAGCGGCAAGCCCGTCGCGTTCGTCGTGAACAAGGTCGACACGCCCGCTCGCGAGCGCCTGCTCGCGGACTTCTACGCCGCCGGCATCGACCGCCTGCTCCCTGTGTCGGCCGCCCACGGCCGGGGCCTCGAGGCCCTGCGCGACGCGATCGTCGCCATGCTGCCGCCGCTCGGCTCCGCGGCGGCCGGGACGCCGGGCACGCGGCTGGCGATCGTCGGACGGCCGAACGTCGGCAAGTCCTCGCTGCTGAACCGGCTGCTCGGCGATGAGCGCGCGATCGTCACGGCCGAGCCCGGCACCACGCGGGACGCCATCGACACGCCGCTCGCGGTCGGGGGCCGCCCGTACGTCCTGATCGACACGGCGGGCATCCGCCGCCGGGCGCGCACGCGCGAGCCGCTCGAGCGCCATGGCGCGGTGCGCGCGATCGGCACGCTCGCGCGCGCCGACCTGGCGCTCGTCGTGCTCGACGCGACCGAGGGCATGACGGACCAGGACGCGCGCATCGCGGCTCGCGCGCGAGCGGCGGGACGCGGCGCCATCCTGCTCGCCAACAAGTGGGACGCGGTGCCCGCGGAGCGCCGCGATGCGACCACGTTCCGGCGCGCGCTCGCCGAGCTGCGGCCGGCGTTCGCCGACCTGCCGCTCCTCTGCGTCTCCGCCCGGACGGGTGAAGGCCTGGGCGAGCTCTTCAGGCTCGTGGCGCGCGTCGAGCGGGCGTACGACGCCGTGCTGCCCACGGCCGAGCTCAACCGCGCGCTCCAGGCGGCCGTCGAGGCCCAGGCCCCGCCCGGCGTCGGCGGCCGGCCAGCGCGGCTCTTCTACGCCACCCAGACCGGCCGGCGCCCGCCGGAGGTGACGGTGTTCGCGAGTGCGCCCGAAGGGGTGCCGACCTCGTACGCGCGCTACCTCACGGCCCGGATCGCCCGCACCTTCGAGCTGGTCGGGGTGCCGCTGCGGCTCGTGTTTCGCGCCCGGCCGCGGGCGACCGGAGTCCGGCGGTCGCGGCAGCGGCGCGCCTTCCGGAAGTAGGTCCCGCTCGCTGCCCGTATCGACCCAGCTGCTGCCGTAGGTCTCTAGCTCCTACGATTGTCCCCTCCACGTCCGCGTGGCAGACTCGCGGCATGCGAGACGCCCTTCAGGGGCCAGCGCTGCATCGTGCGATCGCTCGCGTCGTCGCGCGCCATCTCGATCCGCGTGCACATCGCGTGTGGATCGTCGGCTCCGAAGCTACGGGCACGGCGCTTCCAGGTTCGGACGTGGACGTTGCTCTCGAGGGACCGGCGCCGGTCGATCTCGAGCGGCTTGCGAGACTGCGGTCCGATCTCGACATGCTCCCCACCCTGCGCGGCTTCGACCTCGTCGATCTCCGGCGAACCAGCGAAGGGTTCCGGCGCGAGGCACTCCGCGTCGCGATCCCGCTGGAGCTTTCGGCCTCGGGATAGACGACGTGTCGAAGGCCAGTGAGCTCCTCGGAGATTTCGCGCACGCCGTCGACCGGCTTGCGGAAGCCTGCGAACGCGTCGCCGCCGACGCGACCGGGGATGCGCTCCTTCGGGATGGCCTCATCCAGCGGTTCGAATTCTGCTTCGAGCTCGGCTGGAAGGCGATCCAGTCGGTGGCCGGCACCGAGGGTGTCGTCCTGCGCAGTCCGAAGACCGCGCTGGCCCTCACCAAGCGAGGAGTTGGAGCACCGCGAATGCCGCGATCGTACCGAAGAAGGCGAGGTGATCACGGCAGATGGCGTGCGCCAGCCGACTCTGCACGTCGGGCGGGTCGGCGCGCGAGCCGAGCCGGACCGCGTTCGGCACCGTGCGCGCCCTCGCCGCGACGATCGGTATCCCGCACAGCGCGAGCGACAGCAGGCGAAGCGCAGGCGACCCCACGCCCCGGAAGAGCCCGATCAGCGTGCCACCCGCCGTGACCAGCATCACGACCCCCACCAGGTAGTTCATCGGTCGCGCCTGGGTTGTCACCCGCCGGTAGTACGCCGCGATCGAGGCGAGCACCTCCTCCGGGAGCGGATCGGCACCGCGACCACGGCCGAGCACCTGCACGTCGAACATGAGGTCGAACCAGAGCACCGCCAGCAGAAAGCCGGCGCACAGCGCCAACACGGCGGCCATGGTAGCATGGTTCACCGGAGTTGATCCCGCCGAGGACGCTGCCGTCGGGGCAACCCGGCTTGCCCGGGCCGTGGCTGCCTGCTAAGAAACCCCATGGCGCAATCGAAGGGGCTCACCCGGCACTTCCGGGCGGGCCCCTTGGTGTTTTTGGAGGGCGACGCATGACGGCCGAGCTGCGTGAAGGGCTCACCTTCGACGACGTGCTGCTCGTCCCCGCGGCCTCCGACATCCTCCCGCGCGACACCGAG includes these proteins:
- the der gene encoding ribosome biogenesis GTPase Der; the encoded protein is MAAREEPAAGVPVVAIVGRPNAGKSTLFNRLVRARRAIVDDVPGVTRDRIVAPAEHAGRRFLCVDTGGFATGARRDASTLAARVREQTLRAVAEAECVLCVFDAQAGLIPEDRELVRLLGRSGKPVAFVVNKVDTPARERLLADFYAAGIDRLLPVSAAHGRGLEALRDAIVAMLPPLGSAAAGTPGTRLAIVGRPNVGKSSLLNRLLGDERAIVTAEPGTTRDAIDTPLAVGGRPYVLIDTAGIRRRARTREPLERHGAVRAIGTLARADLALVVLDATEGMTDQDARIAARARAAGRGAILLANKWDAVPAERRDATTFRRALAELRPAFADLPLLCVSARTGEGLGELFRLVARVERAYDAVLPTAELNRALQAAVEAQAPPGVGGRPARLFYATQTGRRPPEVTVFASAPEGVPTSYARYLTARIARTFELVGVPLRLVFRARPRATGVRRSRQRRAFRK
- a CDS encoding nucleotidyltransferase domain-containing protein, whose protein sequence is MRDALQGPALHRAIARVVARHLDPRAHRVWIVGSEATGTALPGSDVDVALEGPAPVDLERLARLRSDLDMLPTLRGFDLVDLRRTSEGFRREALRVAIPLELSASG